In one Flavobacteriales bacterium genomic region, the following are encoded:
- a CDS encoding SRPBCC family protein — MGFVIREPFDDRPAHTGQLITYSVKPLLGIPVTWVTRIEEVQAPYRFVDTQLRGPYKRWWHLHTFEETAEGVLMRDRVEYEMPFGALGEALHDLVVKPRLKRIFDHRWAVLDVLFAGRRRTGSSSAAF, encoded by the coding sequence ATGGGGTTCGTCATCCGCGAGCCTTTCGATGACCGTCCCGCCCACACCGGGCAGCTCATCACCTACTCGGTGAAGCCCCTCTTGGGCATTCCGGTGACCTGGGTGACCCGCATCGAGGAAGTGCAGGCGCCCTACCGCTTCGTTGACACCCAGCTCCGTGGCCCATACAAGCGCTGGTGGCACCTGCACACCTTCGAGGAGACCGCGGAAGGCGTGCTGATGCGCGACCGGGTGGAGTATGAGATGCCGTTCGGCGCCCTGGGCGAGGCGCTCCACGACCTGGTGGTGAAGCCCCGGCTCAAGCGTATATTCGACCACCGCTGGGCCGTGCTCGACGTACTTTTCGCAGGCCGGAGGCGAACTGGTTCGTCCTCGGCGGCGTTCTGA
- a CDS encoding sterol desaturase family protein, which produces MTIWAIIGIVAATAFVMEFVAWATHKYVMHGFLWVLHADHHKKDHYGFLERNDAFFLIFAIPSMILFIVGSLKGLHTPYLWIGLGILIYGLLYFFVHEVFIHQRIKWLRNTKNPYFLAIRRAHKVHHKHLGKEHGECFGMLIVPMKYYREAKRILAQQGGVKA; this is translated from the coding sequence ATGACCATCTGGGCCATCATCGGCATCGTTGCAGCCACTGCCTTCGTCATGGAGTTCGTGGCCTGGGCCACCCACAAGTACGTGATGCACGGCTTCCTCTGGGTGCTGCACGCCGACCACCACAAGAAGGACCACTACGGCTTCCTGGAGCGCAACGATGCCTTCTTCCTGATTTTCGCCATCCCTTCCATGATCCTCTTCATCGTGGGCAGCCTCAAGGGCCTGCACACGCCCTACCTATGGATCGGGCTGGGCATTCTCATCTACGGCCTCCTCTACTTCTTCGTGCACGAAGTGTTCATCCACCAGCGCATCAAGTGGCTGCGCAACACGAAGAACCCCTATTTCCTGGCCATCCGCCGTGCGCACAAGGTGCACCACAAGCACCTGGGCAAGGAGCATGGCGAGTGCTTCGGCATGCTCATCGTGCCGATGAAGTACTACCGCGAGGCCAAGCGCATCCTGGCGCAGCAGGGGGGCGTCAAAGCCTGA